A single window of Plectropomus leopardus isolate mb chromosome 12, YSFRI_Pleo_2.0, whole genome shotgun sequence DNA harbors:
- the LOC121951918 gene encoding uncharacterized protein LOC121951918, translating to MYTEGAQTTGHHRFLQHINATSPCSCQHCVHYEPPAYGHHGGPGYQSARQTDHPSLDCRRDIQAPRVKDAGGRAIVVDRAERSGRRSPQRRPVFAGPGPYSQSDDLSQVCPWELNPAQWSYPPEAGVRHYPSVREQCGCVVRSDTRVLPFNAGIPHPLPHLQVKGQGYRHRRTVRYVTVDEEEESCGCNSENYHSEPRNSHPGHLPNGHCGPRFVFFEGGEERDNHQDRGRPKGGSEEGCNGRGGSHKGFFTTEVPQKHLNQSRQKGPCVPPSGITSPEPSKPTFNSDHQRQGSEVVKQKRRQDSVRDQIRQVVTDLEDVLGGLKQVHVEMKEVVQQIDLLTARIDLSDDVPCITQGSLSNPHSSTHPGDLRVAPLPNHKPAPVQAPQHIDEDRIILRTNSPSPVHMASVVKTSRFTPPSHSKDSNHERPGVNGHPPHLHPPRDSNHIGQTEPHPQSLDPKVIISNSTSNLKTQKPPLYPQNGRCGKGPYPPPKPVRTAAYARRGCQSTSMV from the exons ATGTACACAGAAGGCGCACAAACAACGGGACACCACCGATTTCTTCAGCACATCAACGCCACCTCCCCCTGCTCCTGCCAGCACTGCGTCCACTATGAGCCGCCAGCGTACGGCCACCACGGTGGGCCGGGATACCAATCAGCCAGACAGACGGACCACCCATCTCTGGACTGCAGGAGAGACATCCAGGCTCCTCGGGTTAAAGACGCAGGAGGGAGAGCGATCGTAGTGGACAGAGCTGAGAGAAGCGGTCGTCGCAGCCCACAGAGGAGGCCTGTGTTCGCAGGGCCGGGCCCTTACAGCCAGTCAGACGACTTGAGCCAAGTTTGCCCCTGGGAGTTGAACCCTGCCCAGTGGAGCTACCCGCCGGAGGCTGGGGTGAGACACTACCCGTCTGTCAGAGAACAGTGCGGCTGTGTGGTGCGCAGTGACACGAGGGTGCTCCCCTTTAACGCCGGGATACCACATCCTCTCCCCCATCttcaggtcaaaggtcaagggtACAGGCACAGGAGGACTGTCAGGTACGTCACCgtggatgaggaggaggaaagttGTGGGTGCAACTCTGAGAACTATCATTCGGAGCCACGCAATTCCCATCCGGGTCATTTACCAAATGGCCACTGTGGACCGCGGTTTGTGTTCTTtgagggaggggaggaaagaGATAACCATCAGGACCGCGGAAGACCAAAGGGTGGATCAGAGGAGGGCTGTAATGGTCGCGGTGGCTCTCACAAAGGCTTCTTCACAACTGAAGTCCCACAGAAACACTTGAACCAAAGCAGACAGAAGGGGCCCTGCGTCCCGCCCTCCGGCATCACCAGTCCGGAGCCCTCAAAACCGACATTCAACAGCGACCACCAGCGCCAGGGCTCGGAGGTGGTGAAGCAGAAGAGGCGGCAGGATTCGGTGAGGGATCAGATCAGACAAGTGGTGACAGATCTGGAGGATGTGTTGGGAGGTTTGAAGCAAGTTCACGTGGAGATGAAAGAG GTGGTCCAGCAGATCGATCTTCTCACAGCCAGAATCGACCTCAGCGACGACGTGCCCTGCATCACTCAGGGGTCGCTCAGCAACCCCCACAGCTCTACTCATCCAGGGGACCTCAGGGTGGCCCCGCTGCCCAATCACAAGCCTGCTCCGGTCCAGGCGCCGCAACACATTGACGAAGACCGCATCATCTTACGGACTAACTCTCCCTCCCCTGTTCACATGGCATCGGTCGTCAAAACGAGCCGCTTCACCCCGCCGAGCCACAGTAAGGACAGCAACCACGAGCGGCCAGGTGTAAACGGCCACCCGCCTCACCTGCATCCCCCAAGAGACTCCAACCACATTGGCCAAACGGAGCCCCACCCACAGAGCCTCGACCCTAAGGTCATTATCAGCAACAGCACCTCcaatttaaaaactcaaaagccACCTCTGTACCCTCAAAACGGACGCTGTGGGAAGGGCCCGTACCCGCCTCCCAAGCCTGTGAGGACCGCTGCGTACGCCCGGAGAGGCTGCCAGAGCACCAGCATGGTGTGA